The Virgibacillus sp. MSP4-1 genome has a segment encoding these proteins:
- the msrA gene encoding peptide-methionine (S)-S-oxide reductase MsrA has product MSELQKATFAGGCFWCMVKPFDQWEGIHGIVSGYTGGHVENPSYEQVKTGETGHYESVQITYDPELFPYEKLLELYWQQIDPTDPDGQFHDRGSQYRTAIFYHNEKQKELAERTKAELAASGKFKNPIVTEILPAKVFYEAEEEHQDFHKKNPDYYTEDRAKSGRDEFIAEHWEK; this is encoded by the coding sequence ATGAGTGAATTACAAAAAGCGACATTTGCAGGCGGTTGTTTCTGGTGTATGGTTAAGCCGTTTGATCAATGGGAGGGAATTCACGGCATTGTTTCCGGGTATACCGGCGGACATGTGGAGAACCCTTCTTATGAACAGGTGAAAACAGGTGAAACCGGCCACTATGAATCCGTCCAAATCACCTATGATCCTGAGCTTTTTCCTTATGAAAAATTATTGGAACTGTACTGGCAGCAAATTGATCCTACAGATCCTGACGGCCAGTTTCATGACCGGGGGAGCCAGTATCGTACCGCTATTTTTTATCATAATGAAAAACAAAAGGAATTAGCCGAACGTACAAAAGCGGAGTTAGCGGCCAGCGGAAAATTTAAGAATCCAATCGTTACGGAAATTTTACCCGCGAAGGTCTTTTATGAAGCAGAAGAGGAGCATCAGGACTTTCACAAGAAAAACCCTGACTATTACACGGAAGACCGGGCAAAGTCAGGGCGGGATGAGTTTATCGCTGAACATTGGGAAAAATAA
- a CDS encoding ZIP family metal transporter, producing the protein MLQALLWGGLAGSALFIGGIIGLYFDIKKTMIAYVMAFGSGVLIGASSFEMLYPSAEDEGLVPTTIGFISGALFFTIINLFLDKKGANERKRSRQNPEGHSGLAIFIGTLIDSLPEAVVIGISMIDTKVSMVLVSAIFISNLPEGLSSTIGLKESQYSKAKILILWTTVFIITGLCSLGGYVLLDDVSGHVIAIINTFAAGGIVAMVSSTMMPEAYEDGGAIVGMITSVGLIISLVLSVL; encoded by the coding sequence ATGCTACAGGCATTGTTATGGGGTGGACTAGCTGGTTCAGCCCTTTTTATTGGGGGAATCATCGGTCTTTATTTTGATATTAAAAAGACCATGATTGCATATGTTATGGCCTTTGGATCCGGGGTTTTAATCGGAGCTTCTTCATTTGAAATGCTCTATCCATCAGCAGAAGACGAAGGGCTGGTACCAACAACGATCGGGTTTATTTCAGGTGCGTTATTTTTTACCATTATTAATCTTTTTCTCGATAAAAAGGGAGCGAATGAACGAAAACGATCACGGCAGAATCCTGAGGGGCATTCCGGTCTGGCGATTTTTATTGGAACCTTAATTGATTCCCTGCCTGAAGCAGTAGTCATTGGGATCAGCATGATTGATACAAAAGTGAGTATGGTCCTTGTTTCTGCCATATTCATCAGTAATTTGCCGGAAGGATTGTCGAGTACGATTGGGTTGAAGGAAAGTCAGTATTCCAAAGCAAAAATCTTGATTCTCTGGACGACCGTTTTTATTATAACCGGTCTGTGTTCTTTAGGGGGATATGTACTCTTGGATGATGTTTCAGGACATGTGATCGCCATCATTAATACGTTTGCAGCAGGTGGCATTGTAGCCATGGTCAGCTCGACAATGATGCCTGAAGCCTATGAGGATGGTGGAGCCATAGTCGGGATGATTACATCTGTGGGATTGATTATTTCCTTGGTTTTATCGGTATTGTAA
- a CDS encoding PspC domain-containing protein, translated as MTFNLKKSATDKSIAGVCGGIASFFGISSLLVRILFIFIPVNLLIYIILANLMDETPSSL; from the coding sequence GTGACATTCAACCTTAAAAAGTCGGCAACAGATAAATCCATAGCCGGAGTCTGCGGAGGAATCGCATCATTTTTCGGTATATCTTCTCTGCTTGTTCGGATACTGTTTATTTTTATTCCTGTTAATCTGCTTATTTACATCATTCTGGCCAACCTCATGGATGAAACCCCATCTTCATTGTAA
- a CDS encoding DUF4181 domain-containing protein — translation MYMIFLFGVAIAYTLAYLFLRKKFDLPKRPYKEEPPWPEFPEAFFIIFMAVLMFVLSGFVWEWDDGREGTYGMLLLSGLFGFRAFMQWKHNRVQKLHILNFLNSGMALLIFIGFFVISYPTDVEYSYEAIYFTEQTRDPEIIEIDFRGEKQRNLLFGYTLEGQMKINDHEFFLYSGGDEFRETPLVDRFNGSNRHYRLIEINGTIRNGDLWISRDLQTFAGSFRDSEERVRFAFPADSVHEAEQLFESLPEE, via the coding sequence ATGTATATGATTTTTTTATTTGGGGTTGCTATAGCCTATACTTTGGCATACCTGTTTTTACGGAAAAAATTTGACTTACCTAAAAGGCCGTACAAGGAGGAACCACCCTGGCCGGAATTTCCTGAAGCTTTTTTCATTATTTTTATGGCAGTGCTGATGTTCGTTCTGTCAGGTTTTGTGTGGGAATGGGATGACGGGCGGGAAGGGACCTATGGCATGCTTCTATTAAGCGGATTATTTGGATTTCGGGCATTTATGCAATGGAAACATAATAGGGTACAGAAATTACACATCCTTAACTTTTTAAATAGTGGAATGGCCCTTTTGATTTTTATTGGGTTTTTCGTCATTTCCTATCCGACAGATGTTGAGTACAGCTATGAGGCTATATATTTTACAGAGCAGACGAGGGATCCTGAAATCATTGAAATCGACTTCAGGGGAGAAAAGCAAAGGAATCTACTGTTCGGATATACTTTAGAGGGACAAATGAAGATTAATGATCATGAATTTTTCCTTTATTCAGGTGGAGATGAGTTCAGAGAAACCCCTTTAGTGGATCGATTCAATGGATCCAATCGACATTATAGACTGATTGAAATAAATGGCACGATTCGAAATGGCGATTTATGGATTTCGAGGGATTTACAAACTTTTGCAGGATCCTTCCGTGATTCAGAAGAACGAGTCAGATTTGCGTTTCCCGCCGATAGCGTTCATGAAGCCGAGCAATTATTTGAGTCGTTACCTGAAGAATAG
- a CDS encoding MOSC domain-containing protein, which translates to MFIGHIKEIVRHPVKSFRGERVQQTKIMDYGLYGDRSHAYEDADTGNFLTITQLQEMVQYQARFAGEPSMEQYPDVEVITPEGKVYHWDDEDLIKELEHLSNRTITTREYRPTHVPIGPIAVENILLATDASLEKLEDLWGKDQVDSRRFRPNLIISLNEKLPFVEDDWVGRRMKIGNETEIEFVGHCKRCMIITVDPDHAGRDASLHKTLIKERNNNFGVYASVKRTGDIYAGDEVHLLD; encoded by the coding sequence TTGTTTATTGGTCATATAAAAGAAATCGTTCGACATCCGGTAAAATCCTTTCGTGGAGAGCGTGTCCAGCAGACAAAAATCATGGATTATGGGTTATACGGAGACCGCAGTCATGCTTATGAAGACGCAGATACAGGAAACTTCCTGACCATAACCCAGCTGCAGGAAATGGTACAATATCAGGCCCGATTTGCGGGAGAACCTTCCATGGAACAATATCCTGATGTAGAGGTCATCACACCTGAAGGGAAGGTTTATCATTGGGATGATGAGGATCTCATAAAAGAATTGGAGCACCTATCAAACCGAACCATTACGACCAGAGAATATCGCCCGACACATGTGCCGATTGGACCTATTGCTGTGGAAAATATTTTGCTTGCGACGGATGCATCTTTAGAGAAACTGGAGGATTTGTGGGGCAAGGACCAAGTGGATTCAAGACGATTTCGTCCTAATTTAATCATTTCGTTAAATGAAAAGCTTCCTTTTGTGGAAGATGATTGGGTTGGACGTCGGATGAAAATTGGAAATGAAACGGAAATTGAATTCGTCGGACATTGTAAAAGGTGTATGATTATTACGGTTGATCCTGATCATGCCGGGCGGGATGCAAGCCTGCATAAAACACTTATAAAAGAAAGGAACAATAATTTTGGCGTATACGCTTCTGTCAAAAGAACAGGCGACATTTACGCCGGTGATGAAGTTCATCTTCTTGACTGA
- a CDS encoding SIMPL domain-containing protein: MYQSYPHVRSAQSNPLSYLRVTGEGTLSVRPDQADISLGVITKHQSLQTAQQTNTQTASQVLEALRQLEIPSENIQTTTYRIDMDYDYKDGEQIFRGYRVTNIVQVTVEDINQVGLVVDTAVNHGANTVNHIEMKVANPNVYQQQALSLAIKNAQAKAHTVRQTNGLPVQTSPFKIKEIRFQEPGRPQTMVLGVSTDSPTTPIEPGEIQIKSIVEATFLMG, translated from the coding sequence ATGTATCAGTCGTATCCTCATGTCCGTTCAGCTCAATCCAACCCTTTATCTTATCTTAGAGTGACAGGAGAAGGGACCCTCTCCGTCAGACCAGACCAGGCGGACATTTCCTTGGGTGTCATCACGAAGCATCAGAGCCTGCAGACGGCCCAGCAGACCAATACTCAGACGGCCTCGCAGGTGCTGGAAGCTCTGCGCCAGCTCGAGATTCCCAGCGAGAACATCCAAACGACCACGTACCGAATTGATATGGATTATGATTACAAAGACGGGGAGCAAATCTTTCGCGGCTACCGAGTGACCAATATCGTACAAGTAACCGTAGAGGACATCAATCAAGTGGGACTTGTTGTTGATACAGCGGTTAATCATGGAGCAAACACCGTCAATCATATCGAAATGAAGGTCGCAAACCCGAATGTCTATCAGCAGCAGGCGCTTTCCCTGGCGATTAAAAACGCCCAGGCCAAGGCCCACACAGTCCGACAAACCAATGGATTACCAGTCCAAACCAGTCCCTTTAAGATTAAGGAAATCCGTTTTCAGGAACCAGGAAGACCACAAACCATGGTTTTAGGTGTTTCCACAGATAGTCCTACCACTCCCATTGAGCCTGGAGAAATCCAAATTAAATCCATAGTAGAAGCCACTTTTCTAATGGGTTAA
- a CDS encoding aldo/keto reductase family oxidoreductase codes for MRMGKLSKDQAAKVINSALDAGIDFFDHADIYADGQSEEIFSDAIGMNSSVRENIVLQTKTGIRKGYFDFSKEHIVGSVEESLKRLKTDYIDVLLLHRPDTLVEPEEVAEAFHELKKSGKVNHFGVSNHNPLQIELLKKYVEQDLIVNQLQLSVMHTGMIDKGLYVNMKHENGLDRDGSLLDYSRLHNMTIQAWSPFQYGFFEGVFVDHDQFPELNEKLKEIGDKYGINKSATAIAWILRHPARIQPILGSMNPERITNIAKASEVVMTREEWYEIYRAAGNELP; via the coding sequence ATGCGTATGGGAAAGTTGTCAAAAGACCAAGCAGCAAAGGTTATTAACAGTGCTCTGGATGCCGGGATTGATTTTTTTGACCATGCGGATATTTATGCTGATGGCCAATCAGAGGAGATTTTTTCTGATGCTATAGGTATGAACTCTTCTGTACGGGAGAACATTGTGCTACAGACAAAAACGGGTATACGTAAAGGATATTTTGATTTTTCCAAAGAACATATTGTAGGATCGGTTGAAGAAAGCTTAAAGCGTTTAAAAACAGATTATATTGATGTATTGCTATTGCATCGTCCAGACACATTGGTAGAACCAGAAGAGGTTGCGGAAGCTTTTCATGAGCTAAAGAAAAGTGGAAAAGTGAATCATTTTGGTGTAAGCAATCACAATCCTCTGCAAATTGAGCTGTTGAAAAAATATGTAGAGCAGGATTTGATTGTGAATCAGCTTCAGTTAAGTGTTATGCATACTGGAATGATTGATAAAGGCTTGTATGTGAACATGAAGCATGAAAATGGATTGGATAGAGATGGTAGCCTTCTGGATTACAGCCGCTTACATAATATGACCATCCAGGCCTGGTCTCCGTTTCAATATGGATTTTTTGAAGGAGTCTTTGTAGATCATGATCAATTTCCTGAGTTAAATGAAAAACTTAAGGAAATTGGCGATAAGTATGGAATCAATAAATCTGCAACGGCCATTGCCTGGATCTTACGTCATCCGGCCAGGATTCAACCGATTCTGGGCTCGATGAATCCAGAGCGCATCACGAATATTGCCAAGGCATCTGAGGTGGTTATGACAAGGGAAGAATGGTATGAAATTTACCGTGCAGCAGGGAATGAACTGCCTTAA
- a CDS encoding DnaB-like helicase C-terminal domain-containing protein, producing MANLQFQYDNECFLLGAILQEPELIEEVNLLPAHFIHEKNRALFQNMLDLYNQGKDTDIISLSQQKDTKVCQFGGKDRLRELYQSVPSLKAFSRYQDGIRSFHAIFKAQDIAHQFLNECHNSHEMIHLETMIRQLSKLEASTVKKQLSFHDQLKQRVINHHNSPTIGLSGVHTGFKEINAFTDGWQPADLIIVGGRPSMGKTAFVLNSLLYAAKQKPYFSTLFSIEMASDQIIDRLIAMEGRINLMKLRNPNKVFQDQDWEKYSHTVGELERLNFDIREEYTVPDIRAAVRKNMKDHPEEKHVVAIDFLTLLKHPNPSQNTHKDVTDIVQDLKQMAKDLKIPVIVLAQLNRGVEKRLDKRPNMSDLRESGSIEQIADVVTFLYRDGYYQNQAHDQRTEVIIAKNRNGATGTIPLTFEKETNTFFDEVKQ from the coding sequence ATGGCCAATCTTCAATTTCAGTATGATAATGAATGTTTTCTCTTGGGAGCTATTCTGCAGGAGCCTGAGTTAATTGAGGAAGTAAACCTCTTACCTGCTCATTTTATTCATGAAAAAAATCGCGCTCTATTTCAGAATATGCTCGACTTATACAATCAGGGAAAGGATACGGATATTATTTCCCTCTCCCAGCAGAAGGATACCAAAGTCTGTCAGTTTGGCGGTAAGGACCGATTAAGGGAGCTCTATCAATCGGTCCCTTCCCTTAAGGCCTTCTCCAGATATCAGGATGGAATTCGCAGCTTTCATGCGATTTTTAAGGCTCAGGATATTGCCCATCAGTTTCTGAATGAATGTCACAACAGCCACGAAATGATTCATTTAGAAACGATGATCCGTCAGCTGAGTAAACTCGAGGCCTCCACCGTAAAAAAGCAGCTTTCCTTTCATGACCAGTTGAAACAACGGGTGATTAATCATCACAACAGTCCAACAATCGGTCTTAGCGGAGTTCATACCGGCTTTAAGGAGATTAACGCCTTTACGGATGGATGGCAGCCTGCTGATTTGATCATTGTCGGCGGCCGCCCCTCCATGGGGAAAACAGCTTTTGTTTTAAACAGTCTTCTTTATGCTGCCAAGCAAAAGCCATATTTTTCCACACTATTCTCTATAGAGATGGCCAGTGATCAGATTATTGACCGTCTGATCGCTATGGAAGGCCGCATTAATTTAATGAAACTCAGAAATCCAAACAAAGTGTTTCAGGATCAGGATTGGGAAAAATACAGCCATACAGTCGGAGAGCTTGAACGGCTGAATTTTGACATTCGCGAGGAGTATACGGTCCCTGATATTCGGGCGGCTGTCCGGAAAAATATGAAAGATCATCCAGAGGAAAAGCATGTCGTGGCCATCGATTTTTTAACGCTTCTGAAACATCCCAACCCTTCGCAGAACACCCATAAAGATGTAACCGATATTGTGCAGGACTTAAAACAGATGGCCAAGGACTTAAAAATACCGGTCATCGTTTTGGCCCAACTGAATCGGGGTGTTGAAAAGCGACTGGATAAACGCCCCAATATGAGTGATTTAAGGGAATCCGGCTCCATTGAACAGATTGCCGATGTCGTCACCTTTCTGTATCGGGATGGCTATTACCAGAATCAGGCTCACGATCAGCGGACAGAAGTGATTATCGCGAAGAATCGTAACGGTGCAACAGGAACCATTCCCCTGACCTTTGAAAAGGAAACCAATACATTTTTTGATGAGGTGAAACAATGA
- a CDS encoding DUF4373 domain-containing protein, whose translation MVRPLKAGIDYFPLDVDIDQDDKVALIEARHGIEGFGVMIKLLMKIYKEGYVYAWSEREELLFSKRIHMNQEKVQQIVSDCLNEGLFNKTLYKKFRVLTSHGIQKRYLEAVKRRKEVRICKHYFLLEDLESILGHSKTAIYLVDRDGKEVNVNQKPVEPPHSDNQKSQRKEKQNKETQTSPSTNYNPRDLEMATLLFDLMKQNNPHVKKPNIEKWAQDCRRMHEQDQRTYEQIEWLIRWSQADSFWKSNILSMDKLRKKFDQLIIKIKTAREQNSESSAPMPYHQMPDPNTFLFKE comes from the coding sequence TTGGTTCGACCACTGAAAGCAGGGATTGATTATTTCCCATTAGATGTTGATATTGATCAGGATGATAAAGTAGCCCTAATTGAGGCCAGACATGGCATTGAAGGGTTTGGTGTCATGATTAAATTGCTGATGAAAATTTATAAGGAAGGCTATGTGTATGCGTGGTCCGAGCGGGAAGAACTGCTCTTCTCCAAACGGATCCATATGAATCAGGAAAAGGTGCAGCAGATTGTTTCGGACTGCTTAAACGAAGGACTGTTTAACAAGACCCTCTATAAAAAATTCAGGGTGCTGACAAGTCATGGCATCCAGAAGCGTTACTTGGAAGCCGTCAAACGTCGCAAGGAAGTGCGCATTTGTAAACATTACTTCTTGCTTGAAGATCTTGAATCCATTTTAGGACATTCAAAAACGGCGATTTACCTGGTTGACAGAGACGGAAAGGAAGTAAATGTAAACCAAAAACCCGTCGAACCCCCGCATTCCGACAACCAAAAATCACAAAGAAAAGAAAAGCAAAATAAAGAAACACAAACATCCCCGTCCACGAACTATAACCCCAGGGATTTAGAAATGGCGACCTTACTCTTTGACCTTATGAAACAGAACAATCCCCATGTAAAGAAACCAAACATTGAAAAATGGGCTCAGGACTGCCGGCGGATGCATGAACAGGACCAGCGAACGTATGAACAAATTGAATGGCTCATCCGCTGGAGTCAAGCCGATTCATTCTGGAAATCCAATATTTTATCGATGGACAAGCTTCGTAAAAAATTCGACCAGCTGATCATCAAAATAAAAACAGCAAGAGAACAGAATTCAGAATCCTCAGCCCCCATGCCCTATCATCAGATGCCAGATCCAAATACTTTTTTATTTAAGGAATGA
- a CDS encoding YjcZ family sporulation protein: MGYGGGYGGQNSMFVLIVVLFILLIIVGTNYGGFSGGY; this comes from the coding sequence ATGGGATACGGCGGCGGATACGGAGGCCAGAATAGCATGTTTGTGCTGATCGTCGTACTTTTTATTCTGCTGATTATTGTCGGCACGAACTACGGCGGTTTCTCCGGCGGTTATTAA